Proteins encoded in a region of the Anguilla anguilla isolate fAngAng1 chromosome 10, fAngAng1.pri, whole genome shotgun sequence genome:
- the ncor2 gene encoding nuclear receptor corepressor 2 isoform X15, which produces MRKKLILYFKRRNHARKQWEQKFCQRYDQLMEAWEKKVERIENNPRRRAKESKVREYYEKQFPEIRKQRELQERMQSRVGQRGGSLASSAARSEHEVSEIIDGISEQENSEKQMRQLAVIPPMLFDAEQQRIKFINMNGLMDDPMKVYKDRQVMNMWSEQEKDTFREKFIQHPKNFGLIASFLERKTVAECVLFYYLTKKNENYKNIVRRNYRRRGRSQQQQQQQQQQQVSRSSQEEKEEKEKEKEGEREEEKAETDDKDDGLKDDTSGEDGEDKEPTVAFKGRRTANSQGRRKGRITRSMANEADETTTPPLSSELANLEMNESSRWTEEEMETAKKGLLQYGRNWSCIAKMVGSKSVSQCKNFYFNYKKRQKLDEILQQHKMKSEKERKARRKRKAATNEEASAPSAAEEEEMEVSGASGNEEEAAEDGEAGPNNSSDTESLPSPRSSEESKSKEESKPGQGPGSEGAAGDQDAALGEAGSGGDEKPPNLREAEQAIKQEVKSEGECSKEQPAECADKKPPAEAEAGKGSGKGSKRDHGPKTGSNGDSDSSATCSADEVEETDSAEKIRMTSPRPSLLNYSHEGVISSPLQKPMDLKQLKQRAAAIPPIMPEASAQGGARGGGKQQVSPHALALYQQQITMAHESSQEGSPHGKQQKAQVHPQQQQQQQQQQQADREAHVSSSPRVRTRSPASTASDKDEMEGNERWLQTLLHGLHKSRAFSPLGEGKKQGRGAEDPRPANLSRPVLSPYQLSHRDMAKLSHDQHLLHFSQALHAFGRWSADPPRVSAASFQAAPHGVPLGLPQDSGRMAAVRPLHIPEPPPLISSSKPGGSITQGTPVQLHSPAHGSEQGKIPAGPLGLSWMEPKKAGESKCLEWVTHSQPWFAGPFAVVKQEQLSPRGQAPQAENLSTQGTSYDGSAGRVGSMPAVQGGSITKGLPGTRVHQDTPISYRGGSITQGTPADVLYKGTITRLITEDSPSRAERAREEALSKGQLVYEGISGHILSYERTTPQNPKEEGRGVPGEILGLKRPYDVMEGGISRGLPIRDSLSAANCEGLIGRAMPQERHSPHHFKESHHIRGSISQGIPRHVDPQDEYLRREVKQMKRESSPSRGSGPPPDSLKPRPHEGMVPTVKEGGRSIHEIPREELRHVPEAMLTGKAGKEGSITQGTPLKQESGGSGKRHDVRSIIASSPRSYHGGPPHLEARGPERGRYEEGPKGRPSAVVSAASSMALGPEQAAKAHHSPLGYEEHKGLLRGPYPGPAHRGSPVSSRESGQRQHEGASKSQPQERKATPTPREMSSTKSPLQGVAEHHPSLATYAGLLQGLGADVYRGQIPLAFDPASLPRGIPIDPAYYLPRHLAPNPAYAHPYPPYLIRGFPDTVALENRQTLLNDYITSQQMHQWPAAAMAAQRTDLLRGLSPREQPLTLPYSAAPRRIIDLSQVPHLPVLVPPSAGASGSPMDRITYIPGASGAFPSRPYTTSPISPGGPSHMSKAQGGSSSSERERDRDRERERERDRERDRDRERERERDRDRERERERERDRDRERERERERERDREKPSSMGQGTVEHAPIWRPGTEQSPVGSGGGGARGSAHSYGHQHSPVSPRTQDSLQQRPSVLHNTAGKSLPVSAEHANPSVLRSLPPGSSRYQGYGGHLPYLGLDSAVHKELSRGSEGGKAHSRGGSGGQSKHPQDQHGSSSSSSSKSEPKLVSPPPGMVYGGAYPPAAAHLGHHPGRPHPLLPPHQHPPQPESGPGRGDGGGTPSREKTHNKLMSTQEVELRALAAQQKMASMEPQHGHYRPPSEESLSPTHPGQQPTNPYAKGSQQRVVTLAQHISEVITKDYNREQTQQPPYTFQTSPVLDLTRPPSTPQPQQAPQDPGQGSRYPEGGSGERVRDRSPLQSKVSPESLSADGIEPVSPAGGLSEPEMQGGSYSNEQGDQAMGSRSPANSSQPPAFFSKLTESNSAIVKSKKQEMIKKMTVSGNEADFNSGQPGTEIFNMPASTTAGPVAPRAHPPPETTGNTIGLEAIIRKALMGKYDDQAEDRSAPNTGNPLAAGMPATVPGAEGRQEDSYSLPGVGKAKGGGRSNGRKAKSPGPGLSGGERPSSVSSVHSDGDCHRRTPLTNRAWDERPSSAGSTPFPCNPLTMTMRFPGGMVSSAQSPGQGQGQGQGRAWDEEPKPLLCSQYETLSDSE; this is translated from the exons GAACAGAAGTTCTGCCAGCGCTATGACCAGCTGATGGAGGCCTGGGAGAAGAAGGTGGAGCGCATCGAGAACAACCCGCGGCGCCGCGCCAAGGAGAGCAAGGTGCGCGAGTACTACGAGAAGCAGTTCCCCGAGATCCGCAAGCAGAGGGAGCTGCAGGAGCGCATGCAGAg CAGGGTGGGGCAGCGCGGGGGGAGCCTGGCCTCATCAGCGGCACGCAGCGAACACGAGGTTTCTGAGATCATCGACGGCATCTCCGAGCAAGAG aactcCGAGAAGCAGATGAGGCAGCTGGCCGTCATCCCGCCCATGCTGTTCGACGCCGAGCAGCAGCGCATCAAGTTCATCAACATGAACGGGCTGATGGACGACCCCATGAAGGTGTACAAGGACCGGCAGGTCATGAACATGTGGAGCGAGCAGGAGAAGGACACCTTCCGCGAGAA GTTTATCCAGCACCCGAAGAACTTTGGCCTGATCGCATCCTTCCTGGAGAGAAAG ACGGTGGCGGAGTGCGTGCTCTTCTACTACCTGACCAAGAAGAACGAGAACTACAAAAACATTGTGCGCCGGAACTACCGCCGCCGCGGCCGAAGCCAG cagcagcagcagcagcagcagcagcagcaggtgagcCGCAGCAGccaggaggagaaggaagagaaggagaaggagaaggaaggagagcgggaggaggagaaggctgAGACCGACGACAAGGACGACGGGCTGAA ggacgATACCTCCGGCGAGGACGGGGAGGACAAGGAGCCGACCGTGGCCTTCAAGGGCCGCCGCACGGCCAACAGCCAGGGCCGGAGAAAGGGCCGCATCACCCGCTCCATGGCCAACGAGGCGGACGAGACGACCACGCCGCCGCTCAGCAGCGAGCTGG CCAATCTGGAGATGAATGAGAGCTCTCGCTGGACGGAGGAGGAAATGGAAACCGCCAAAAAAG GCCTCCTTCAGTATGGTAGGAACTGGTCCTGCATTGCCAAGATGGTGGGCTCCAAATCCGTATCTCAGTGCAAGAACTTCTACTTCAACTACAAAAAGAGGCAGAAACTGGACGAGATTTTGCAGCAGCACAAAATGAAATCG GAGAAGGAGCGCAAGGCCCGGAGGAAACGCAAGGCCGCCACCAACGAGGAGGCCAGCGCCCCGTCCGccgccgaggaggaggagatggaggtgtCCGGCGCCAGCGGCAACGAGGAAGAGGCCGCCGAGGACGGAGAAG CAGGGCCCAACAACAGCTCGGACACGGAGAGCCTGCCGTCGCCCCGGTCCTCCGAGGAGAGCAAGTCCAAAGAGGAGAGCAAGCCCGGCCAGGGGCCCGGGTCCGAGGGGGCCGCGGGGGACCAGGACGCCGCCCTGGGCGAGGCGGGGTCGGGAGGGGACGAGAAGCCCCCGAACCTCCGGGAGGCGGAGCAGGCCATCAAGCAGGAGGTGAAGAGCGAGGGGGAGTGCAGCAAGGAGCAGCCTGCGGAATGCGCCGACAAGAAGCCCCCCGCCGAGGCGGAGGCGGGGAAGGGGTCCGGCAAGGGGTCCAAGAGGGACCACGGGCCCAAGACGGGCTCCAACGGCGACAGCGACTCCAGCGCCACCTGCAGCGCCGACGAGGTGGAGGAGACGGACAGCGCGGAGAAGATCAg aatGACCTCACCCAGGCCCAGCCTGCTGAACTACTCCCACGAGGGGGTGATCTCCTCCCCCCTGCAGAAACCCATGGACCTCAAGCAGCTCAAGCAGAGGGCTGCTGCCATCCCCCCCATC ATGCCCGAGGCGTCGGCGCAGGGAGGGGCCCGGGGCGGCGGGAAGCAGCAGGTGTCCCCCCACGCGCTGGCGCTGTACCAGCAGCAGATCACCATGGCGCACGAGTCCTCGCAGGAGGGCTCCCCCCACGGCAAGCAGCAGAAAGCGCAGGTgcacccccagcagcagcagcagcagcagcagcagcagcaggctgacAGGGAGGCCCACGTCAGCAGCAGCCCCCGCGTCCGGACCCGCAGCCCCGCCTCCACCGCCAGCGACAAGGACG agATGGAGGGCAACGAGAGGTGGCTACAGACTCTGCTTCACGGATTAC ataAGTCCCGGGCCTTCTCTCCGCTCGGGGAGGGGAAGAAGCAGGGCAGGGGCGCCGAGGACCCCAGACCCGCCAACCTGAGCCGCCCGGTGCTGTCGCCCTACCAGCTCTCGCACCGGGACATGGCCAAGCTGAGCCACGACCAGCACCTGCTGCACTTCAGCCAAG CCCTCCACGCATTCGGCCGCTGGTCAGCTGACCCTCCGCGTGTCTCCGCAGCCTCCTTCCAGGCCGCCCCGCACGGCGTCCCCCTCGGCCTGCCGCAGGACAGCGGCCGAATGGCGGCCGTGCGCCCGCTGCACATCCCCGAGCCGCCCCCCCTCATCTCCTCCTCCAAGCCGGGCGGCTCCATCACGcag ggtACCCCGGTCCAGCTGCACAGCCCGGCCCACGGCTCGGAACAGGGCAAGATCCCCGCGGGGCCGCTGGGCCTGTCCTGGATGGAGCCGAAGAAAGCGGGTGAGTCCAAGTGTCTGGAGTGGGTGACACACTCCCAGCCCTGGTTCGCTG GGCCGTTCGCCGTGGTCAAGCAGGAGCAGCTGTCCCCCCGCGGTCAGGCCCCCCAGGCGGAGAACCTGTCCACCCAGGGGACGTCCTACGACGGCTCCGCGGGACGGG TAGGGTCCATGCCTGCCGTCCAAGGCGGCAGCATCACTAAGGGTCTCCCGGGAACCAGGGTTCACCAGGACACGCCCATCTCCTACCGAGGGGGGTCCATCACTCAG GGCACCCCGGCGGACGTCCTGTACAAGGGCACCATCACCCGCCTGATCACGGAGGACAGCCCCAGCCGGGCCGAGCGGGCGCGCGAGGAGGCCCTGTCCAAGGGTCAGCTGGTCTACGAGGGCATCAGCGGGCACATCCTCTCTTACGAAA GAACGACACCTCAGAACCCTAaagaggagggcaggggagTCCCGGGTGAGATTCTGGGGCTGAAGCGTCCCTATGATGTCATGGAGGGGGGAATCTCCCGCGGCCTGCCCATCCGGGACTCGCTGTCCGCTGCAAACTGCGAAG GGCTGATAGGCAGAGCCATGCCCCAGGAGCGGCACAGCCCACACCACTTCAAGGAGTCGCACCACATCCGCGGCTCCATCTCGCAAG gcatCCCCCGCCACGTGGACCCCCAGGACGAGTACCTGCGGAGGGAGGTCAAGCAGATGAAGAGGGAGAGCTCCCCGTCCCGCGGCTCCGGCCCGCCCCCCGACTccctgaagccccgcccccacgagGGCATGGTGCCCACGGTGAAGGAGGGCGGGCGCTCCATCCACGAGATCCCGCGCGAGGAGCTGCGCCACGTGCCCGAGGCCATGCTGACGGGCAAGGCTGGCAAAGAGGGCTCCATCACCCAG GGTACCCCCCTGAAGCAGGAGTCGGGCGGGTCGGGGAAGCGGCACGACGTGCGCTCCATCATCGCCAGCTCGCCGCGCTCCTACCACGGCGGGCCCCCGCACCTGGAGGCGCGGGGGCCCGAGCGCGGGCGCTATGAGGAGGGCCCCAAGGGCCGCCCCAGCGCCGTGGTCAGCGCCGCCAGCTCCATGGCCCTGGGCCCCGAGCAGGCGGCCAAGGCCCACCACAGCCCGCTGGGCTACGAGGAGCACAAGGGCCTGCTGCGGGGCCCCtaccccggccccgcccaccgcggCTCACCCGTGTCCTCCCGCGAATCCGGCCAGCGCCAGCACGAAG GTGCCAGTAAGTCCCAGCCCCAGGAGCgcaaggccacgcccacacctcGGGAGATGAGCTCCACCAAGTCTCCGCTGCAGGGTGTGGCCGAGCACCACCCCTCGCTGGCCACATACGCTGGCCTGCTCCAGGGCCTGGGGGCGGACGTGTACCGCGGGCAGATCCCCCTGGCCTTCGACCCCGCCTCCCTGCCCAGGGGCATCCCCATCGACCCAG CCTACTATCTTCCCCGCCACCTGGCCCCGAACCCGGCCTACGCGCACCCCTACCCGCCCTACCTGATCCGCGGCTTCCCGGACACGGTGGCCCTGGAGAACCGGCAGACGCTGCTCAACGACTACATCACCTCCCAGCAGATGCACCAGTGGCCCGCGGCCGCCATGGCGGCTCAGCGCACGGACCTGCTGAGGGGCCTGTCGCCGCGGGAACAGCCCCTCACCCTGCCCTACTCAGCGGCCCCCCGCA gGATCATCGATCTGTCTCAGGTGCCACACTTACCTGTCCTGGTCCCTCCCTCCGCAGGGGCGTCCGGCTCCCCCATGGACCGCATCACCTACATCCCCGGAGCCTCCGGTGCCTTCCCCAGCCGGCCCTACACCacctcccccatctctccag GCGGACCCTCGCACATGAGCAAGGCTCAAGGAGGATCCTCCTCatcggagagggagagggaccgGGACCGCGAGAGGGAACGGGAACGCGACCGCGAGAGGGACAGAGaccgggagagggagagagagagagaccgggaCAGGGAacgggagcgggagagggagcgagaccgcgaccgggagagagagagggagcgtgagagggagagggaccgGGAGAAGCCCAGCTCTATGGGACAGGGCACTGTGGAACACGCGCCCATCTGGAGACCAG gcACAGAGCAGAGCCCTGTtgggagcggcggcggcggcgcccgtggctccgcccactcctaCGGCCACCAGCACTCGCCCGTGTCCCCTCGCACCCAGGACAGCCTGCAGCAGCGGCCCAGCGTGCTGCACAACACCGCCGGCAAGAGCCTGCCGGTCTCCGCCGAGCACGCCAACCCCTCCGTCCTCAG GTCTCTGCCGCCGGGCTCTTCGCGTTACCAGGGCTACGGTGGCCACCTGCCCTACCTCGGCCTGGACTCTGCGGTGCACAAAGAGCTGAGCCGGGGCTCCGAAGGGGGCAAAGCTCACAGCCGGGGAGGCAGCGGCGGCCAGTCCAAACACCCCCAGGACCAGCAcgggtcctcctcctcctcgtccagcAAGTCTGAGCCCAAGCTCGTGAGCCCGCCCCCTGGGATGGTGTACGGCGGGGCCTACCCCCCGGCCGCCGCCCACCTGGGGCACCACCCGGGCCGGCCCCACCCgctgctgcccccccaccagcaccccccccagccGGAGAGCGGGCCCggccgcggcgacggcggcggcacCCCTAGTAGGGAAAAGACTCATAACAAACTGATgtccacacaggaagtggagctcCGAGCACTCG cagcccagcAGAAGATGGCGTCCATGGAGCCGCAGCACGGCCACTATCGCCCCCCCTCGGAAGAGAgcctctcccccacccaccccggcCAGCAGCCCACCAACCCCTACGCCAAGGGCAGCCAGCAGAGGGTGGTGACGCTGGCACAGCACATCAgc GAGGTGATCACAAAGGACTACAACCGGGAGCAGACCCAGCAGCCGCCGTACACCTTCCAGACCTCGCCAGTGCTGGACCTGACACggccccccagcaccccccagcCTCAGCAGGCCCCTCAGGACCCAGGCCAGGGCTCCCGCTACCCTGAGGGAGGGTCCGGAGAGCGGGTCAGAGACAG gTCTCCCCTTCAGAGTAAGGTGTCTCCGGAGAGCCTCTCTGCAGATGGCATTGAACCCGTGTCACCTGCTGGTGGGCTGTCTGAACCTGAGATGCAAGGAGGCTCTTACTCCAACGAGCAGGGGGACCAGGC gaTGGGCTCCCGCTCCCCGGCCAACAGCTCGCAGCCTCCGGCCTTCTTCAGCAAGCTGACGGAGAGCAACTCGGCCATCGTCAAGTCCAAGAAGCAGGAGATGATCAAGAAGATGACGGTCAGCGGCAACGAGGCCGATTTTA ATTCGGGCCAGCCAGGGACAGAGATATTCAACATGCCGGCCTCTACGACAGCAG GGCCGGTCGCGCCTCGGGCCCACCCTCCTCCTGAGACGACGGGTAACACCATAGGCCTGGAGGCCATCATCAGGAAGGCCCTGATGGGCAAGTATGACGACCAGGCGGAGGACCGCTCCGCCCCCAACACCGGTAACCCCCTGGCTGCCGGCATGCCCGCCACTGTGCCCGGAGCAGAGGGGCGCCAGGAGGACTCTTACTCACTGCCAG GTGTGGGCAAGGCCAAGGGCGGGGGCCGCTCCAACGGGCGCAAGGCCAAGTCCCCGGGGCCCGGGCTGTCGGGGGGCGAGAGGCCCTCGTCCGTGTCCTCCGTGCACTCCGACGGGGACTGCCACCGCCGCACGCCCCTCACCAACCGCGCGTGGGACGAGCGGCCGTCCtccgcag gctCCACGCCCTTCC